The genomic DNA GATGAGGCGTTGCACCTGTGAAGCATAAACGGTAAAGCAAATAATGATGATGTAGTTAATTGCGGGTGTGCCAATAAGATTTAGCCGGTCAAAGATAACAAAAAATGCAATCAGGACAAGATGGTCGATTAGTAAAAGGGGTGGGAGTCTAATAAGCGAGGTCTCCCAATACTTTTTTGCCGAAATCCATAGGTGTGCGGCAAAAAAAATAAATATTGATGACACGATAATCTTAATTGAGGGGAGATGTGGAAAGGGAGGTTGGTCCACAAAATCGACGATGGCCCAATATAGGGCAAAGTCCCACTTACGGTCCAGGACGATAAGCGCAAGGATAAATGCGGGCAGGTATCTTCTTATATGAAGATAAAAGTCTTCAGCAAGCGCAGATAACCACTTCGGACATTTCAACTTCTGCCCCGTTCCCGTCTTTTCTCAAATAATATTGTGTTTTCTGTCCCCATATAAAAAAGTCTATACCTTGCGGCAAAAGTGGTCAAACTCATTTCTTTTTGCCTTTCCACCTGAATGGCGGAAAGTGCTGGAGCATTCCGCCTCCGCTTCTGAATTGCGCTATACTAAATAAAATGAAACTGGCTGTTGGGCAAGGGGAAATAGCCGCGTTTTGCAAGGCGCGCCACATCAGGAAGCTTGCGCTGTTCGGTTCCGTATTGTGCGGTGATTTCCGCCCGGACAGCGACATCGACGTGCTGGTTGAATTTGAGCCAGGGCATTCCCCCGGCCTTTTGAAGATGGCGGGTTTTGAAATCGAGTTGTCGGAATTGTTCGGCAGGAA from Nitrospinota bacterium includes the following:
- a CDS encoding nucleotidyltransferase family protein — its product is MKLAVGQGEIAAFCKARHIRKLALFGSVLCGDFRPDSDIDVLVEFEPGHSPGLLKMAGFEIELSELFGRKVDLRTPAELSKYFRDEVLRHYEVRYAANGRYSAIGGASRENPER